Proteins encoded within one genomic window of Raphanus sativus cultivar WK10039 unplaced genomic scaffold, ASM80110v3 Scaffold3770, whole genome shotgun sequence:
- the LOC130506896 gene encoding DNA topoisomerase 3-alpha-like yields MSRRGGGPVTVLNVAEKPSVAKSVAGILSRGSYRTREGRSRYNKIFEFDYAINGQPCRMMMTSVIGHLMELEFADRFRKWHSCDPADLYEAPVMKHVPEDKKDIKKTLEEEARRSDWLVLWLDCDREGENIAFEVVDVCRAVKQNLYIRRAHFSALIDREIHEAVQNLREPNQLFAQAVDARQEIDLRIGASFTRFQTMLLKDRFSIDSTGDEERSRVISYGPCQFPTLGFIVERYWEIQAHEPEEFWTINCSHESSEGLATFNWMRGHLFDYAAAAILYEMCVLEPTATVMNVPHPREKFKYPPYPLNTIELEKRASRYFRLSSEHTMK; encoded by the exons ATGTCGCGGCGAGGCGGTGGACCCGTGACGGTACTGAACGTGGCGGAGAAACCTTCGGTGGCGAAGTCAGTGGCTGGGATTCTATCCCGTGGAAGTTACCGGACTCGGGAGGGTAGGTCTCGGTACAACAAAATCTTCGAGTTCGATTACGCAATCAACGGCCAACCGTGCCGTATGATGATGACCTCCGTCATCGGTCACCTGATGGAGCTCGAGTTCGCTGATCGCTTCCGCAAATGGCACTCCTGCGACCCCGCGGATCTGTACGAAGCTCCGGTCATGAAACACGTCCCCGAG GATAAGAAGGATATTAAGAAGACGTTGGAGGAGGAAGCAAGGAGGAGCGATTGGCTTGTGCTGTGGCTTGATTGTGATAGGGAAGGTGAGAACATTGCATTTGAAGTTGTGGATGTTTGTAGAGCTGTGAAACAGAATCTTTACATACGGAGGGCTCATTTCTCTGCGTTAATTGACAG GGAAATTCATGAAGCAGTTCAGAATCTCAGAGAGCCTAATCAGTTGTTTGCTCAGGCTGTTGATGCTAGACAA GAAATAGACCTACGCATTGGTGCTTCTTTCACTAGGTTTCAGACTATGCTTCTGAAAGATAGGTTCTCAATTGACTCCACGGGTGATGAAGAGAGGAGTCGTGTTATAAGTTATGGTCCTTGTCAG TTTCCTACACTTGGCTTTATTGTTGAGAGATACTGGGAGATTCAGGCACATGAACCAGAGGAGTTTTGGACAATCAACTGTTCTCACGAATCATCAGAAGGCCTTGCCACCTTTAATTGGAT GCGTGGTCATCTCTTTGATTATGCTGCAGCTGCTATATTATATGAGATGTGTGTCCTGGAACCTACTGCCACC GTAATGAATGTCCCTCATCCAAGGGAAAAATTTAAATACCCTCCTTATCCGTTGAACACCATTGAACTTGAAAAACGCGCTTCAAGATACTTCCGCCTGAGTTCTGAGCATACCATGAAG